Below is a genomic region from Bacteroidota bacterium.
TAGACCAAACACCGAGCACTTTCCATCTATCTCAAAATTATCCGAATCCGTTTAATTCGACAACAGCGTTGGAATATTCTCTTCCACAAAATACTCATGTAACTTTAAAAGTTTACGACATATTAGGCAGGGAAGTAAAAACCTTGTTCGAGGGGAAACAATTTGCCGGCACATACAAAGCAACTTTCAATGCCGATCAGCTTGCGAGTGGTGTATATTTCTATAGATTAATAACAGCCGTAACCGATAATAATGTAAACAATTTATCGGGATACACGCGAAAAATGATTTTAATAAAATAAAAATTACTTGATTGTTTGGAATTATTTTATGTATATTATGTTAGTATATGAAACGATGCAAAATAAAAATATTAATAGATCGGAGAAACTATGGACACATACAATTTCGACGAATCTGATGATATCGATCAGCCAAGGAACCAAGATAACGAAACAAAGGATCTTCGGGATAAGATAAAAAATACGAATGGAAAACTTAGTGCTGAAACTTTAGAAGATGTAGTGAACCTCTTCATCGAAGAAGGAGACTACGCAAATGCGCTGTTTTATATAGATATGCTGATTGAGCAGAATTCATACAGCTCTGAATTCTGGCAGATGAAAGGAAACATTCTCAGTCTATTAGAGAAGTATGAAGAAGCGCTCGAAGCATTTCAAAAATCATTGATGTTAAATCCTTCAGACAACGAAGTTATTTTGTATAAGGGGATAGTTCTCGAACATTTGAACAGGTTTGAGGAAGCAAATGAATGTTTTAATAAAGCCATTGAAGAGGAGCCAGATAACGAAGACGCTCTCTTCTCGAAGGCGATTATGCTTGAAAAAATGAGCAAATACCACGAAGCCCTCCCGATTTTAAAACATCTCCTTCAAATAAAGCCGGATGACAAATTATTAATATATGAAGTCGGCTTTTGTTATGATATGATGAACAAATTCGATGACGCTCTCCGATATTACAAAAAGAATTTAGAACTCTATCCGTTCAATTATAACGCTTGGTACAACTGCGGTATCATTTATAACCGGTTAACGTTTTACATGAAAGCTATCGATCATTATGATATGGCGATCACAATAAACGAGAACTTTACGTCGGCTTGGTACAACAAGGGAAACACTTTTGCCAACATGGGAAAATTGTACGAGGCGGTCGAATGCTACCAACACGCTATCCGGATCGATTCTGATGACTCGCATGCCTGGCATAATATGGGCAACGCTTATCAGGAATTAGGGGAATACGACCAAGCGATCAAATGTTTTACTCAGGCGATAAAGATCGATTCTGCTCATTACGAATCATATTACGCGAGAGGTG
It encodes:
- a CDS encoding tetratricopeptide repeat protein encodes the protein MDTYNFDESDDIDQPRNQDNETKDLRDKIKNTNGKLSAETLEDVVNLFIEEGDYANALFYIDMLIEQNSYSSEFWQMKGNILSLLEKYEEALEAFQKSLMLNPSDNEVILYKGIVLEHLNRFEEANECFNKAIEEEPDNEDALFSKAIMLEKMSKYHEALPILKHLLQIKPDDKLLIYEVGFCYDMMNKFDDALRYYKKNLELYPFNYNAWYNCGIIYNRLTFYMKAIDHYDMAITINENFTSAWYNKGNTFANMGKLYEAVECYQHAIRIDSDDSHAWHNMGNAYQELGEYDQAIKCFTQAIKIDSAHYESYYARGVSYDYLKKYRKALEDYNRALMLFKNDSDLWYAKADTSYSLGYWRDALISYKMALKINPENLYALFDLAETLLEYGYYKQSLKSYNKCIDLKSDWADAYYGKAKVLFLLQKHHEAIESLRKSFTLDETKKELFETEFPGVRSIKEFLQLLKK